The proteins below come from a single Rhodanobacter sp. LX-99 genomic window:
- a CDS encoding GNAT family N-acetyltransferase: MFDIPTIETARLRLTALTERHFDDYAAMLADPDSTRWIGDGEPLDRTNAWRSLAMLLGHWQLRGFGMWALELKGSGEFIGRAGLMYPDGWPDLEMGWMLKPEHRHHGYATEAGNAVLDFAWNQLRVQRVISLVRIGNEASDRVAERLGGEHIEDMDFYGSHSHVFAYYPPHREHRRAYG, translated from the coding sequence ATGTTCGATATTCCAACCATTGAAACGGCGCGCCTGCGCCTCACCGCACTGACCGAACGGCATTTCGACGACTACGCCGCGATGCTGGCCGACCCGGACAGCACGCGCTGGATCGGCGACGGCGAACCGCTGGACCGCACCAACGCCTGGCGTTCGCTGGCGATGCTGCTGGGCCACTGGCAGCTGCGCGGCTTCGGCATGTGGGCGCTGGAGCTGAAAGGCAGCGGCGAGTTCATCGGCCGCGCCGGCCTGATGTACCCCGACGGCTGGCCGGACCTGGAAATGGGCTGGATGCTGAAGCCCGAGCATCGCCACCACGGCTACGCCACGGAGGCGGGCAATGCCGTGCTCGACTTCGCCTGGAACCAGCTGCGCGTCCAGCGCGTGATCAGCCTGGTGCGGATCGGCAACGAGGCCTCCGACCGGGTCGCCGAGCGACTCGGCGGCGAGCACATCGAGGACATGGATTTCTACGGCAGCCACAGCCACGTGTTCGCCTACTACCCGCCGCATCGCGAACACCGCCGCGCCTACGGCTGA
- a CDS encoding SET domain-containing protein — protein MILPRYHIAASAIRGAGNGLFLDETVAAGRIITAPDGIEQTFRHADIMASPELSAQFHASARWFEDRYTLSPDWPDECYINHSFTPNGLWHLGFVFALAELPAGSEVTVDYRHLLPPGQAEDFVDSVTGETITGLSWQESLASSTRALAELLAAAHR, from the coding sequence ATGATCCTGCCGCGTTACCACATCGCCGCCTCCGCCATCCGTGGCGCCGGCAACGGCCTGTTCCTCGACGAAACCGTGGCGGCGGGGCGCATCATCACCGCGCCGGACGGCATCGAGCAGACGTTCCGTCACGCCGACATCATGGCTTCGCCGGAACTCAGCGCGCAGTTCCACGCCAGCGCACGCTGGTTCGAGGACCGCTACACGCTGTCCCCGGACTGGCCGGACGAGTGCTACATCAACCACAGCTTCACGCCGAACGGGCTGTGGCACCTGGGTTTCGTGTTTGCCCTGGCCGAACTGCCCGCCGGCAGCGAGGTCACCGTGGACTACCGGCACCTGCTGCCGCCCGGCCAGGCCGAGGATTTTGTCGATTCGGTCACAGGTGAGACAATCACCGGGTTGTCCTGGCAAGAGAGTCTTGCCAGCAGCACCCGTGCACTGGCTGAACTGCTGGCTGCCGCCCACCGTTGA
- a CDS encoding M1 family metallopeptidase produces MRRIVRKWGYLCAMAAFWPWLAMAQQAAPAAAASVPASAASVALPDIPFAAADAAAVTVPSAADAWGGERSGNEPTLSDRVVSYRIDAELDAAKHAVSGRQHMTWRNRSDRPVSKVYFHLYLNAFQNEGSTWFTERKVLTAHGRSRGAAALKKGEWGWIELKQVRQGDAALKWQFVQPDGGPTTDQTVVRIDLAEPVPAGGTLTLDIDFLSQLPRVVERTGWFGDFNLVAQWFPKIGVLELPGERSATAPRWNVHEFHFNSEFYADFGLYDVRLTVPSDYTVGAVGKLQGPPETANGKSTYHFVQGDVHDFAWVAARGYKTLDGSWQGPGSPKVDVRVIYPGEYAASAGPVLKATTDSLTFFSKSLGAYPYETVTAVVPPYNASEAGGMEYPTFFTAEGYAKVEPGTLTQYAIDFVTIHEFGHGYFYGLLASNEFEEPMLDEGMNEYWDGRMTRESGEKIVLASGWMKRLGITPAMTGFEAERLSAGLHLPPDPLGANAWDRLSSSSYGTVYSRTATAMHDLEECLGKPALERAMHEYYRRWRFRHPSSADLRATLAEVSGNPKAVNAIFDQYVYGTAQIDDRVASIDTAEVLPQAGSTLKDGKRSELDSDALDKQVDKQREAWDKAHPNAKPGSGPFPWHSTVTVRRDGVPVPQLLRVKFADGSSEDVHWNDGRRWARFDFTRPSKAVSATLDPEQKIYLDANKLNDSRTTKADGSASRRWSADAASLLQVFYALVGSL; encoded by the coding sequence ATGCGGCGAATCGTACGCAAGTGGGGGTATCTGTGCGCCATGGCCGCGTTCTGGCCCTGGCTGGCGATGGCACAGCAGGCAGCGCCGGCGGCGGCAGCCTCGGTGCCGGCCAGCGCTGCCAGCGTGGCGCTTCCCGACATTCCCTTCGCGGCCGCCGATGCCGCCGCGGTCACCGTGCCCAGCGCCGCGGATGCGTGGGGCGGCGAGCGCAGCGGCAACGAGCCGACCCTGTCCGATCGCGTGGTGAGCTATCGCATCGACGCCGAACTGGATGCGGCGAAACATGCGGTGAGCGGCAGGCAGCACATGACCTGGCGCAACCGCAGCGATCGCCCGGTAAGCAAGGTCTACTTCCATCTGTACCTCAACGCCTTCCAGAACGAGGGCAGCACCTGGTTCACCGAGCGCAAGGTACTGACCGCGCACGGCCGCTCGCGCGGCGCGGCGGCCTTGAAGAAGGGCGAGTGGGGCTGGATCGAGCTGAAGCAGGTGAGGCAGGGCGATGCCGCGTTGAAGTGGCAGTTCGTGCAGCCCGACGGCGGTCCGACCACCGACCAGACCGTGGTGCGCATCGACCTGGCCGAGCCGGTGCCGGCCGGCGGCACGCTGACCCTGGACATCGACTTCCTCAGCCAGTTGCCGCGGGTGGTCGAGCGCACCGGCTGGTTCGGCGACTTCAACCTGGTGGCGCAGTGGTTCCCCAAGATCGGCGTGCTGGAACTGCCCGGCGAGCGCAGCGCCACCGCACCGCGCTGGAACGTGCACGAGTTCCATTTCAACAGCGAGTTCTACGCCGACTTCGGCCTGTACGACGTGCGCCTCACCGTGCCCAGCGACTACACCGTCGGTGCGGTGGGCAAGCTGCAGGGCCCGCCCGAGACGGCGAACGGCAAGAGCACGTACCACTTCGTGCAGGGCGACGTGCACGATTTCGCCTGGGTCGCGGCCCGGGGCTACAAGACGCTGGACGGCAGCTGGCAGGGGCCGGGCAGTCCGAAGGTCGACGTGCGGGTGATCTATCCCGGCGAATACGCGGCCAGCGCCGGACCGGTGCTCAAGGCCACCACTGATTCGCTGACGTTTTTTTCGAAGTCGCTGGGCGCCTACCCGTACGAGACGGTGACGGCGGTGGTGCCGCCGTACAACGCGTCGGAGGCGGGCGGCATGGAATACCCCACGTTCTTCACCGCCGAGGGCTACGCCAAGGTCGAGCCGGGTACGCTCACGCAGTACGCGATCGATTTCGTCACCATCCATGAATTCGGCCATGGTTATTTCTACGGGCTGCTGGCCTCGAACGAATTCGAGGAGCCGATGCTCGACGAGGGCATGAACGAATACTGGGACGGCCGCATGACGCGCGAGAGCGGCGAGAAGATCGTGCTGGCATCAGGCTGGATGAAGCGCCTCGGCATCACGCCGGCGATGACCGGCTTCGAGGCGGAGCGACTCAGTGCCGGACTGCACCTGCCGCCCGATCCGCTGGGCGCAAACGCCTGGGATCGTCTGTCCAGCAGCAGCTACGGCACGGTGTATTCGCGCACCGCCACCGCCATGCACGACCTGGAGGAGTGCCTGGGCAAGCCGGCGCTGGAGCGCGCGATGCACGAGTACTACCGGCGCTGGCGTTTCCGCCATCCGTCGTCGGCCGACCTGCGCGCCACCCTGGCCGAGGTCTCCGGCAACCCGAAGGCGGTCAACGCAATCTTCGACCAGTACGTCTACGGCACCGCGCAGATCGACGACCGGGTCGCCAGCATCGACACCGCCGAAGTGCTGCCGCAGGCCGGCAGCACGCTGAAGGACGGCAAGCGCAGCGAGCTCGACAGCGACGCTCTCGACAAGCAGGTCGACAAACAGCGCGAGGCTTGGGACAAGGCCCATCCGAACGCGAAGCCGGGCAGCGGACCGTTCCCGTGGCACAGCACCGTCACCGTGCGCCGCGACGGCGTGCCGGTGCCGCAACTGCTGCGGGTGAAGTTCGCCGACGGCAGCAGCGAGGACGTGCATTGGAACGACGGCCGCCGCTGGGCCCGCTTCGATTTCACCAGGCCGTCCAAGGCGGTCTCGGCCACGCTCGATCCCGAGCAGAAGATCTACCTGGATGCGAACAAACTCAACGACAGCCGGACGACCAAGGCCGACGGCAGCGCCTCGCGCCGCTGGAGCGCGGATGCCGCGTCCCTGTTGCAGGTCTTCTATGCCTTGGTGGGGTCGCTGTGA
- a CDS encoding helix-hairpin-helix domain-containing protein — MFNKLVAVALALALAVPGLLLAATPVNINQADAATIAKSLDGIGQSKAEAIVAWREAHGPFKKADDLNHVKGIGKATIERNRSAIQLGDDTDDAVATADVPAKAAHKGKKTASKE, encoded by the coding sequence ATGTTCAACAAACTCGTCGCTGTCGCCCTTGCACTCGCCCTCGCCGTACCGGGGCTGCTGCTCGCCGCCACGCCGGTCAATATCAACCAGGCCGACGCCGCCACCATTGCCAAGTCGCTGGATGGCATCGGCCAGTCCAAGGCCGAGGCCATCGTGGCCTGGCGCGAAGCCCACGGCCCGTTCAAGAAGGCCGACGACCTCAACCACGTCAAGGGCATCGGCAAGGCCACGATCGAGCGCAATCGCAGCGCGATCCAGCTCGGCGACGACACCGACGACGCCGTCGCCACGGCGGACGTGCCGGCCAAGGCCGCGCACAAGGGCAAGAAGACAGCGAGCAAGGAGTAA
- a CDS encoding YggS family pyridoxal phosphate-dependent enzyme, with translation MDTGWLADNWAQIRRRVDAACHEAGRDPAGVAILPVSKTFGPELIRAGVALGMRRFGENKVQEIRDKSAPLADCGIEWVMIGHLQTNKAKDVARLASEVQSLDRLDLAEALDRRLQHEGRAIDVLVQVKTSPEPSKYGLPPEQLPDFLNVLRGFGTLRVRGLMTLAIHSSEPAEVRACFRLLRELRDRAVAQGHDLTELSMGMSGDFPLAIAEGATEVRIGTAIFGSRPYPDSYYWPESPLKA, from the coding sequence ATGGACACCGGCTGGCTGGCCGACAACTGGGCGCAGATCCGCCGCCGCGTCGACGCGGCGTGCCACGAGGCCGGCCGCGACCCGGCCGGGGTGGCCATCCTGCCGGTCAGCAAGACGTTCGGCCCGGAATTGATCCGGGCCGGGGTGGCGCTGGGCATGCGCCGCTTCGGCGAGAACAAGGTGCAGGAGATCCGCGACAAGTCCGCGCCGCTGGCGGACTGCGGCATCGAATGGGTGATGATCGGCCACCTGCAGACCAACAAGGCGAAGGACGTGGCGCGGCTGGCCAGCGAAGTGCAGTCGCTGGATCGGCTGGATTTGGCTGAAGCGCTGGATCGCCGGCTGCAGCACGAGGGCCGCGCGATCGACGTGCTGGTGCAGGTGAAGACCTCGCCCGAGCCCAGCAAATACGGTCTCCCGCCTGAACAGCTGCCGGATTTCCTGAACGTCCTGCGCGGTTTCGGCACCTTGCGCGTGCGCGGCCTGATGACCCTGGCGATCCACTCCAGCGAGCCGGCCGAAGTGCGTGCCTGCTTCCGCCTGCTGCGCGAGCTGCGCGATCGAGCTGTGGCGCAAGGTCATGATCTGACAGAACTTTCCATGGGCATGAGCGGGGACTTCCCGCTCGCCATTGCGGAGGGAGCCACCGAAGTACGGATCGGCACGGCGATCTTCGGCAGCCGGCCCTATCCGGATTCGTATTACTGGCCGGAATCGCCGCTCAAGGCATAA
- a CDS encoding M20 family metallopeptidase, whose translation MDTARLSRFVSGLWDDEIVPQLVEYIRIPNKSPMFDKDWVAHGYMDAAVKLMETWARSKLSQLPGATLEVVRLEGRTPLIYIEVPGQGDDTVMLYGHLDKQPEMTGWADGLGPWTPVIKGDKLYGRGGADDGYAIFGSLAALLALHEQGIPHARCVVMIEACEESGSYDLPFYVDHLAARIGSPSLVVCLDSGCGNYDQLWLTTSLRGMTGGNLTVQVLEEGVHSGDASGVVPSSFRILRELLSRLEDPATGTIKPKELYVEIPAQRVEQAKLSAEVLGADIYDKFPWVEGMQPVTHDLAELVLNRTWRPQLAVTGIGGIPPLESAGNVLRPQTSVKLSLRVPPTLNGAKAGEFVKQLLEKDPPYGAKVTFTLEKDGSGWNAPALSPWLEQAVSDASQNYFGAPATYMGEGGSIPFMGMLGEKFPKAQFLITGVLGPHSNAHGPNEFLHIPTGKKVSMVVAEVVARHHQQGSKA comes from the coding sequence ATGGATACCGCCCGCCTTTCCCGTTTCGTCAGCGGCTTGTGGGACGACGAGATCGTGCCGCAACTGGTTGAATACATCCGTATTCCCAACAAGTCGCCGATGTTCGACAAGGACTGGGTGGCGCACGGCTACATGGACGCCGCGGTGAAGCTGATGGAAACCTGGGCGCGCTCCAAGCTGAGCCAGCTGCCGGGTGCCACGCTGGAAGTGGTGCGGCTGGAAGGGCGCACGCCGCTGATCTATATCGAGGTGCCGGGCCAGGGCGACGACACCGTCATGCTGTACGGCCACCTGGACAAGCAGCCGGAGATGACCGGCTGGGCCGACGGCCTGGGTCCGTGGACGCCGGTGATCAAGGGCGACAAGCTGTACGGCCGCGGCGGCGCCGACGACGGTTATGCGATCTTCGGCTCGCTGGCGGCATTGCTGGCGCTGCACGAGCAGGGCATCCCGCACGCACGCTGCGTGGTGATGATCGAGGCCTGCGAGGAATCGGGCAGCTACGACCTGCCGTTCTACGTCGACCACCTGGCTGCGCGCATCGGCAGCCCGTCGCTGGTGGTGTGCCTGGATTCGGGCTGCGGCAACTACGACCAGCTGTGGCTGACCACCTCGCTGCGCGGCATGACCGGCGGCAACCTCACCGTGCAGGTGCTGGAAGAGGGCGTGCATTCGGGCGATGCGTCCGGCGTGGTGCCGTCGAGTTTCCGCATCCTGCGCGAGCTGCTGTCGCGGCTGGAAGATCCGGCGACCGGCACGATCAAGCCGAAGGAGCTGTACGTCGAGATCCCGGCGCAGCGGGTCGAGCAGGCGAAACTGTCGGCCGAAGTGCTGGGCGCGGACATCTACGACAAGTTCCCATGGGTGGAAGGCATGCAGCCGGTCACCCACGACCTGGCCGAGCTGGTGCTCAACCGCACCTGGCGCCCGCAGCTGGCGGTGACCGGCATCGGCGGCATTCCGCCGCTGGAAAGCGCCGGCAACGTGCTGCGCCCGCAGACTTCGGTGAAGCTGAGCCTGCGCGTGCCGCCCACCTTGAACGGCGCCAAGGCCGGCGAGTTCGTCAAGCAGCTGCTGGAAAAGGATCCGCCGTACGGCGCCAAGGTCACTTTCACGCTGGAAAAAGACGGCAGCGGCTGGAACGCACCCGCGCTGTCGCCGTGGCTGGAGCAGGCGGTCAGCGATGCCTCGCAGAACTATTTCGGTGCCCCGGCCACCTACATGGGCGAAGGCGGCAGCATCCCGTTCATGGGCATGCTGGGCGAGAAATTCCCGAAGGCGCAGTTCCTGATCACCGGCGTGCTCGGTCCGCATTCCAACGCGCACGGCCCGAACGAGTTCCTGCACATCCCTACCGGCAAGAAGGTCAGCATGGTGGTGGCCGAGGTGGTGGCGCGCCATCACCAGCAGGGCAGCAAGGCCTGA